The DNA window TCCAACATTCTCACCAAATGGTTCTACGAAAGAGCCAGGCGCTTACATGGACGCGATTGGACGGGCTCCGACTGAGGCAAAGAAAAAGGAATTCAAGATTCAGCATCCTCCACATCAGAAATTCACAAAGACAGATCTCGCAAAGGCTGAAAATACTTGAGGACAGCATCAAATCGTATGTGTCTTGGGGCAGAGAAAAGCTTTGTCAAAGATTTACCGAAAGACTGAGGGAACAGCCGACGATGCCGGATGAATTGGCTTTCCGGAGTCTTGTTGCCAAACTCATCCTGTTCCGAACCACCGAGCGGGTTGTCCAAGCTCAAGCTTTTGGGGGTTATCGTGCTCAGATTGTGACCTATACGCTGGCATGGATCTCCCATCAAACCGGTCAACGCTTGAGCTTGATCCGATATGGCAGGAACAGGGGTTATCTGAAGAACTGAAGGAAGTCATCGCCAAGGTGGCCGAACAGGCACATTACCACCTTGTTCACAACGCTGGTGGAAGAAATGTCACAGAATGGGCCAAACGGGAGGAGTGCTGGAGTTTGGATTTCGAAAGACTGAGATTTCAGTGAAAATTCCCATGCGCAAATCCGGAACCAATGGCGAGGTGAAGACGCCCGTGGGAATTCTGATTGATCCCGGTCATCCCGTGCTCCCTTCTCGGTGGGGCCGGGTGGAAAAGCCTTGCGGCTTGGGCAAAGGAACCGGGAATCTGCAATCCTGGCAGCGTTCTTTGGCCTACAGCGTGGGAAGGGTTTTTAACTTTGACAGGAAACAGCCAAGCGAGAAGCAACTCCAGCATGCCACGCGCATTCTGGAGGAATCCTCTCGGCTTGGTTTCAAAATTTGATTCCTCATTTTATGCCGTTTCGGGATCTCAGCTGCATATGATCGCAAAATCGTTGGTTTTATCTCCAATCTTTTATTCCTGTCTTGGAGCTGCAGCTTTGTACATCGTAGCTCGCTTGAAGGACGAACAACCCTTTTCCATTTTACAGGCGTTGAATGTCGAAGTGAATCAGGATGCCAAACCTTGGAAGGTAACTTTCGATCTTTTTCTTTCCTCTGTCTTAGGCGGAATGATTGCAGATGCGATAGCTCAACCCAGTTCTCCGGCACAAGCTCTTCTCGCTGGCTTGGGTTTATCGATCACACTAAAGCTGCTCCCCACTCGCAAGAAAAAGAGTAAACCTGTGGTTTTGGGTAAAAAACAAAATGCACCACAAATATTGCATCACGCACCACAAATATTGCATCACGCACCACAAGTATTGCATCAAGGCTTAAGCCAAGTTGAAACTGTTGATCAAAAATTGGCCCGATTAGAGTACATAGACGGTATCCTTGAAAAAGGGCGGGGAATGATGGAAAGACATCGCCACACAACAAAGCATCATTTGCGAATAGGCTTTGTGATGATGGCATGCATTTTATTAATAAAATATCTTCCGTCCGCTTGGGGATTGCCATTAACAGCTTGTGCGTTTTCCCTTTGTGGATATATGGCCTTTATAATGATAAGGTCGTACCCAAAGAATAATCTAATTACGGAAAAGAATAATTAAATCTGCAATCCCGCTAAAAATAAATATCCGTATCGACTATTCTTTGTGCCTCCTCTGGGACGCCATCACGGAGCTTATTTCAATCTCTGCGGCATGCGGCCATTTCCATTGCTTTGTCCGCCTAATTAAAACCATCAGTCATGGACAAAGTAAGCATTGATCTTCGTCTTCGTCCTGTCCGGCTTGCATTTCTCGTGCGCCCCCAAGATGCCGTCCGTTTGCAGAGTATTTTTCAAATAAATACCTGCCTATGGGGAGGCCGTTTTAACCCAATCATCCCATTCTTTAAGCGTCTACCCGCTTGGTGGGATCGCGAAGGATACGGAGTTGATAATGCAAGGCAGGTATCAGATGGGTACATCGATTTTTTTGAGCCAGACTTCCTGATTGAAGCTGAGAAAGGTTTGTCCGAAGGGCTTGGTTATAGTCCCAAGCGGGTATTGCAAATCGATGATGTTTTGGAACGGAATAAACTGAAATTGGAGCAAGGCGTTGGGCAGAGCGTGTTCGAACTTTACAGGAACTTATACGAAGAAGAGTTCCAGTTCGTGCGCCGTCATCCTCGGAATTTTGTCATTCCTAAGCCAAAAGATTCCAAATTTAGGCTATTCGCTGCGGCACTGTTTGGTGCCTTTCCAACTGAAACCGGGTTGACCTATTTAAAACGGGCTTTCAAAGATGCATTTGCGCCGGCCGAAATAGCATTCGATGCCGCCGCTTTTGTTGAGCTTCTCAAGAAGCGATATCTTTCCCCCCTGCACGTTGGTGAGATGAAGCTAGAAGCCGACTATTCTTCTTATGAAGAAACCGTTCTATTCATCGTAAATCCAAGTAAGCCCAGCGATTTAATCGATTTCTGGAACTACCGAGCTATTCACCGTTCGGTTCTTGCGGTTCCTTTTCAATGGCTGCCACAGATGTCGGAAATTTTAAAAAAAATCATCCTTGAAGGATATCGACCTCTGCCTGGCAATTCCAACGGTGTCATGCTCAGGGTAAAGGTCATGTTTGCGCGCTCATTTTCAATCGCACAATGTGATCAGCTATATCCAAAGCACCTTCAGACCACGCAGCCTCACGCGAATCTAGTTCAAACTTGGTATCCTCCCTTTTGGCGTCCACCTCCGAGTATGATGGCTCGCACAATACGTCCCAGACTTGAAGCAAAGAGCAAGAGAGTCGACATCCCCTTCGATCCAGAAGATCCAAAAGTTCAGTTCGATCTCCTAGCTCCCGACTTTGCCGCCCGTTATGCCAACAAGAATGGGTGGGCAAACATTGTTCGCATGCGCAGTTGGCACAGGGAAAGCGTCGCAACCGTGTTTCCCTGTGACGTCCGTGCCTCGGTGGTTCCAAGATATGGTTTTGGAGACGAACGCCCAATCGCTACCACTGAAGGGCTTGTCTGTTTTTCCCGATTCAAAGAGGACTCTGCATATTGGGAGCTGTTTAGCGGATCAGATACCTTCAACCAATGGTTCGAGGCCAAAAATATCGAGTCGGTGCTTTCTGATGCTGGCAGGGCGACGCAGCAAATGGTCCAAGCGTTGGGCGGATTTTGGGGTGTCGGGCAGATCGCAAATAAAGGCGTGGTCGAGCTTCTTGAAGGCATGACCAGAAGCGTCTCCAAGTCACTTAAGCGACACGAATTCGAAAATCGAATCAACAGAGCCCTTGGAGAGAAGCACCCCTATCGAAAGACTTTTGAGACGTTGGTAGATAAAAAGGCTGTCGAACTTGGCTACGAACTCAAATGTCCGAGATGCCATAGCTGGACTTGGTTTGCTCTATCTCAACTTAATGCATTGGTAGAATGTGACCTATGTCTCCGAGGCTTTCCATTTCCTCTTAAAGATCCAACCAAAATCGATCTTGCGCGTTGGGCTTACAGAGTGGTTGGGCCATTTGCGCTACCAGGCTATGCAAAAGGCGCATACACCTCGGCTCTCGCACTGCGCTTCTTTGTAAATGTGATCGGTCGATCCCACGACGCGCAGATAACTTGGTCGGGCGGTCAGAATATGACATTCCCAGACGGGGAAAAGCCTGAGGCGGATATCCTGCTTTGGTACCAAAGAAAATCCCGTAATGGATGTGATAACGAAACGGACATTGTTTTCGGTGAGGCAAAAAGTTTCGGAAAGGAGTGTTTTCTTGACGATGATTTTGACCGAATGATGGAAATCGCGGAAACATTTCCATGCTCAATCATAGTTTTTGCGACGATGAAGGAGGCCTCCGAACTCAGCAAAGGAGAACTCAAGAAATTACGTCGATTTGCTGAATGGGGACTCGAATTTGATAAGGATCGGCAAAAAGACCAGAGCGGCGGTCATTATGCTCACTGGAACCGAGCTTTTCTGCGAACACCACTTAAAAGAGACCTATCGCGAGAAGAAGGGTAAGCATGCTCAATTGGTTGACCCCTTTCGTGCATGTCGATAATTTACGACATCTTGCAGATATACACGAAGCGGCTTTATCTCGACCTCCTTGCTAGCTTGTGAGTGTGGATCACAAACAATACGTAAGCGTCCAATGGAATAGGGAGACGAACAGCTTCTGGTGATCTTCCGCGATAATCGCCGCGGCAACAGGACTTCACCGGGCTTAATAAGCCTCTTTAGAGCCCTAATGGAATCAAACCCTAGCCATGGGCGCATTCTAAATGCGTGGGGTTTCTGAGCGGGACAGTTTAAGCATTTTCGAACGTCTATGAACGTCCCAGAACACGGGTGAGTTTATTCTCACTCGCATTCTCACTTTCGATGGATTTTATTTTTAAACTATTGATTATAAGAGTGGAGCGGGTGACGAGACTCGAACTCGCGACATCAACCTTGGCAAGGTTGCACTCTACCAACTGAGTTACACCCGCATTGCCCGAAGGGACGGGAATTCAAGGCGATTCCTCCCTCCTTGGCAAGGGCAAAATGCCTCGGCATCCTCTCTCCCATGGAGCCGGTGATCCTTGCGGAATTGGACGATTTTTTGGTCGTCGATAAGCCGGCTCATCTCCTTTCTCACCCGACGCGGCTGGATGGGCAGCCCTCTCTTATCACGTGGCTGCGGGCGCAGCGGCCGGGCGCCTATCTGACGCTGGTGCATCGGCTAGACCGGGAGACGAGCGGGCTGGTGCTGGTCTCGAAGAATCTGGAGACGACGGGGAAGCTGGGGAAGCTGATCGAGCGCCGGTCGCTAGACAAGGAGTACGAGGCGATTTGCTGGGGGGAGATGGCTTCGGCGCTGGATGCGTTGGAGATTGAGGCTTCGCTAAAGGAACTGGGGATCACGGCGGAGAATCCGGTTCGTATTCGGCAGGGGGTGGTGCCGCGTGGGGAGGGGGTGGCGGCGCAGACGCGGGTGTGGCGGATTGCTGCGGGGGGAGGCTTTACGCATGTGGGGGCGGCGCCGCGGACGGGGCGGCTGCATCAGATCCGGGTTCATTTGGCGACGATCGGGATGCCGGTGGTGGGGGATAAGATTTATGGCCCGGATGCGGGACACTTTTTGCGGTTTATCGAGGGCGGCTGGACGCCGGAGATGGAGCGGGAGCTGCTTTTGCCGCGCCATGCGCTCCATGCGGCGGCGTTGCGCTTTTGGTGGCAGGGGAAGCGGCTGGAGTTCCGCGCGCCGTTGCCGGCGGATATGCGGGAGTTTTTGGCGGAGCGGTGCGGGCAGGGGGCGGCGGCGTGACGGGGTTTCTGATGCCTTCCGGGGCGGAGGTGGTGGAGGCGCTCCCGGCGATCGGCTCGCTGGTGGTGATTGAGGGGCTGCTTTCGGTGGATAATGCGCTGGCGGTGGCGGCGCTGGCGAAGCGGCTGCCTGTGGCGCAGCGTAAGCATGCGCTGACGCTGGGGATGGGCGGGGCGTATTTGTTCCGATTTGTGGCGTTGCTGCTGGCGTCGTGGGTGATTCGCAATGAGTGGGTGAAGCTGTTGGGGGCGGCCTATTTGGTTTATTTGATGTGTGTGGAGCTGGGGAGGGCTGGGAAGGATGGGGCGGAGGGGGCTCATGTGGCGGCCCGGTTTTGGCCGACGTTTTTTGCGATTCAGTGGATCGATTTGACGTTGAGTCTGGATAATGTGGTGGCGGCGGTGGCTTTGAGTCCGAAGTTGTGGGTGGTTTGTACGGGGGTGCTGCTGGGGATGGTGGCGCTCCGGTTTTTGGCGGGCTTTTTTATCCGGCTTTTGGACCGGTTTCCGATTTTGGGGCCGACGGCGTTTCTCTTGGTGGGTTTTGTTGGCCTTTTGCTGATTTATGAGACGACCTGTCATGTGGAGGTCGGCGCGGTGGCGAAGGGGGGGGCGCTGGCGGCGATTGTGGCGCTGGCGGTGGCCTATGAGGGGGTGGGCTGGATGCGGCGGCTGTTGGGGCCGCTGGTGCGGGCCGGGGGGGCGGTGATGGCGCTGGTGCCGCGGGCGCGGGACGGGGCGCTGGCGGGGCTGGGGGCTATTGTTCCTGGTAGTTCCAAAGAAGGCCGCCGTCGACGAAGAGGGTCGTCCCGGTGATGTAGGCGGCGTCGTCGGAGGCTAGGAAGGCGGCGGCGCCGGCGATGTCGCGGGGCTGGCCGAGGCGGCCGAGGGGGATGTTTCCCAGGAGAGAGGCAAGTTTCTGCGGGTCGTGCAGGAGTTTGCTGTTGATGGGGGTTTCGATGGCGCCGGGGGCGATTGAGTTGATGGTGATTCCCAGGGGGGCCAGTTCGATGGCGAGGTTGCGGGTCATCATTTTGATGCCGCCTTTGCTGGCGCAGTAGGAGGTGAAGTGGGGGAAGGGGAGTTCTTCGTGGACGGAGCTGATGTTGACGATGCGGCCGGGGGCTTGGCGGGCGCGTAGGTGGCGGACGAAGGCCTGGGTGAGGAAGAAGGTGCCCTTGAGGTTGACGTTGAGGACGAGGTCGTAGTCGGCTTCGGTGACGTCCCAGAAGGGGGCGGCTTTTTCGACGCCGGCGTTGTTGACGAGGATGTCGATGGGGCCGAGTTTTTTGACGGCGTTTTGGAGGAGGGCGGTCAGTTCGGGAACGGAGCCGAGGTTGGCGCCGAGGGAGACGGCGCGGCGGCCCAGGGTTTCGATTTCGGCGACGACGCTGTCTCCTTCGGCGGGGTGGCTGTGGTAGTTGACGGCGACGTTGGCTCCTTCCTGGGCGAGGCGCAGGGCGATTTCCCGGCCGATTCCTTGGCTGCTGCCGGTGACGAGGGCGGTGCGGCCTGCTAGTTTCATGGGGTGGCGGCGGTGGCTTCCCCTTCGACGGGGAGGCTGAGGCGGGCGGCGGCGGGGGCGTCTAGGTACCACTCCAGCAGGCCGGGTTCCGGGGCGACGTCTTGGGCGGGGTAGGCGTGGGGGAGGGCTTGGGGGCCGAAGATTGTTTCGATCCGCTCGGCTTTGTCGGCGCCGGTGACGAGGAAGAGGACGCGGGCGGCGCGGTTGAGGAGGGGGTAGGTGAAGGTGATGCGGTGGGTCTGGAGTTTTTCGACCCAGTTGGCGGCGACCCAGTGTTTCCGTTCGGCGAGGGCGGGGGTGCCGGGGAAGAGGGAGGCGGTGTGGCCGTCGGCGCCCATGCCCAGGAAGATGAGGTCGAAGGTGGGGGGGGTGTTTTTTTCCACGTTTGCGGCGAAGGAGGCGACGATGGCGTTTTGGTAGAGGGCGGCGGCTTCCGCGGGATCGGGCCGTTCTGTCAGGACGCGGTGGAGGTTGGCGGCGGGGACGGGGACTTTGGAGAAGAGGCCCTGGCGGGCGGTGCCGAAGTTGCTGTCGGCGTGGTCGGGCGGGACGTTGCGCTCGTCGCTGAAGAAGAAGTGGATGCGGTCCCAGGGGACTTTGTCCCGGTAGGGGTCGGTGGCGAGGATGTCGTAGAGGCGTTTGGGGGTGGAGCCGCCGGAGAGGGCGACGCGGTAGGTGCGGTTGGCCGCGGCGGCGGCCACGCTTTCCTTTAGGAGGAGGTCGGCGGCGGCTCGGGCGACGGCGCCGGGATCGGGGAAAACGCGAAGGTGGGGGGTGGAGGCCATGGGGTCAATATAGGGTGCGGGAGGGGTTGTGCAACCGGACGCGGGCACAAAAAAACCGCCGGAGAAAATCTCCGGCGGTTTTTTTTGTGACGGCTGCTGCGATTAGAAGCGGTAGCCGACGCCAACCTGCGGCCCGACGGCGTCGATGGCGCGGTTGGGGTGGGCGGGCTCGGAGAGCCCGGCGTTGGAGAAGTGGGTGTAGGCGGCGCCCACGCGGGTGAACCAGCGGTCGTTGATGTCGTAGCGGACACCGACGCCCACGCCGAAGGTGAAGTTGAAGTCCTGGCCCAGGCCGTGAGCGGAACCGCCAACGACGGTCGGGTTGGAGTCGGCGAAGCCGAAGCCGACGAGGCCCTGGACGTAGGGAACAACTTTCCAGCCCGGCTGCACGAAGTTGTAGCGGGGACCGAAGTTCGCGCCGGCGATGTAGTTTTCGCCGGAGGGGCCGTTGACGATCTGGTCGTAGTAGCCCTGGAAGAGGAACTCGGTGTAGCCGCGGAGGATGCCGCCCAGCTGGTTGTCGAGGGAGACGTCGTCGATCTTCAGCGCCGCGGTGGCGTTGACGGGGATGTAGGTGTAGCCGTCCAGGTGGCTTTCGCGCACGTTGGAGAAGGCGGCGCCGCTGCCCAGCTCGATGGACCAGTCATAGTCCTCGGCGGCGGCTTTGACGCCGAGTTCCTTCGGGTCGACGGCGGTTTTGGAATCCCCGGCGTGCAGGGGGGCGGCCACGAGGCCGAGCACCGCGACAGCCGCGGCGCAGGTAGTCAGAAGAGAGCGATAGTTCATCGGGCAGGAAAATAAGGAGGTTCGGAAACGTTGCAAACTTTTTTTACTTAGGCGTTAGCTACTAGTGTGTTAATCGCGATTGGAATTTTCGTGTTCTGCCTGGCTGCGGACGGCGACGTCCAGGAGGGTGAGGATGCCGGTGACGGTGCCTGCCTCGTTCAGTACAAGCAGCTTGGAAGCGCCGCTGCGGCTGAATTGCTCCAGCGCCTCGGGCAGCAGGGTCTCCTCGTGGACGGCGGAGGCGGGGACGCAGGGAATTTTGCTGTCCTCGATTTTTGTCGCATGGGTGATGCCCGGATTGCGGAAGACCTCGGTGAGGTCGCCGTGTTCCACGACGCCCAGGAGGCGGTTCTGCGGGTCGAGGAGGGGGTAGGAGGAGAAGGGGTGCTGGCGGGCGAGGCCGGCGACTTCTCCCATGGTCATTCCCTCCCGCAGGGAGACGACGGGGGAGCTCATGAATTCCCGCGCCGTCATGGTGTGGAAGGCGGCGGGCAGCTCTTCGATGCGGCGGGTGACTTCCTCGCGCCGGGCGAAGCGGCGGGAGGTTTTTTCGAAGAAGCGGTGGATGCCCTGGCTGGCCCCGGCCAGGTCGACGAAGCTCTGCCCGTCCAGGGCGATGAGCTGGGTGGGCTGGGCGGCGGTGGCGTTGAAGAGCCAGCGGCGGTCGGTGAGGAGGGCTTTTTCCCCGAAGTAGTCGCCCGGGCCGACGGAGCGGACCAGGCCGT is part of the Verrucomicrobium sp. genome and encodes:
- a CDS encoding RluA family pseudouridine synthase: MEPVILAELDDFLVVDKPAHLLSHPTRLDGQPSLITWLRAQRPGAYLTLVHRLDRETSGLVLVSKNLETTGKLGKLIERRSLDKEYEAICWGEMASALDALEIEASLKELGITAENPVRIRQGVVPRGEGVAAQTRVWRIAAGGGFTHVGAAPRTGRLHQIRVHLATIGMPVVGDKIYGPDAGHFLRFIEGGWTPEMERELLLPRHALHAAALRFWWQGKRLEFRAPLPADMREFLAERCGQGAAA
- a CDS encoding glucose 1-dehydrogenase is translated as MKLAGRTALVTGSSQGIGREIALRLAQEGANVAVNYHSHPAEGDSVVAEIETLGRRAVSLGANLGSVPELTALLQNAVKKLGPIDILVNNAGVEKAAPFWDVTEADYDLVLNVNLKGTFFLTQAFVRHLRARQAPGRIVNISSVHEELPFPHFTSYCASKGGIKMMTRNLAIELAPLGITINSIAPGAIETPINSKLLHDPQKLASLLGNIPLGRLGQPRDIAGAAAFLASDDAAYITGTTLFVDGGLLWNYQEQ
- the pgl gene encoding 6-phosphogluconolactonase; the encoded protein is MASTPHLRVFPDPGAVARAAADLLLKESVAAAAANRTYRVALSGGSTPKRLYDILATDPYRDKVPWDRIHFFFSDERNVPPDHADSNFGTARQGLFSKVPVPAANLHRVLTERPDPAEAAALYQNAIVASFAANVEKNTPPTFDLIFLGMGADGHTASLFPGTPALAERKHWVAANWVEKLQTHRITFTYPLLNRAARVLFLVTGADKAERIETIFGPQALPHAYPAQDVAPEPGLLEWYLDAPAAARLSLPVEGEATAATP
- a CDS encoding acyloxyacyl hydrolase, which encodes MNYRSLLTTCAAAVAVLGLVAAPLHAGDSKTAVDPKELGVKAAAEDYDWSIELGSGAAFSNVRESHLDGYTYIPVNATAALKIDDVSLDNQLGGILRGYTEFLFQGYYDQIVNGPSGENYIAGANFGPRYNFVQPGWKVVPYVQGLVGFGFADSNPTVVGGSAHGLGQDFNFTFGVGVGVRYDINDRWFTRVGAAYTHFSNAGLSEPAHPNRAIDAVGPQVGVGYRF